From the genome of Limnochordia bacterium:
GGTGCTCCAAGAGTTTGAACGGCGTAATCCTCATTTACTGGATGTAAGCGGGGATCTGTTACGTGCATTTAGCGCTTGCAGGTTATCCTTAGAACAGGGCGGTACTATCTATGTCTATGGGAATGGGGGCAGCATGGCCGATGCCCTGCACATATCCGGAGAGTTACTAAAATCCTATTTGCTTCCCAGGGAAATTGACCAGGCGAGAAAAGAGAGGCTGCAGACATGTTGGGGAGGCAGTGAGCTTGCTGCCAATCTGGAAGGTGGGCTTCGTTGTGTTGTACTAGGGCTTAATCCTGCATTGAGTACTGCTGTGGATAATGACTTTTCCATCAGGTACATGCAACCGGTACAAGAACTATGGGCCCTTGGTCGACCTAATGATGTATTTATCGGTATTAGTACCAGTGGTAATGCGGCGAATATTGCCTACCTAACCCAAGTGGCGCATGTTAAGGACATGACGGTGATTGGTCTTACTGGCCCCGACGGCGGCAAACTTGCACAGATGGCAGATATTTCCATTAAGGCACCCGGACAGGGTACGGATCGAATCCAAGAACATCACATTCTGATCTATCATTGTCTTTGTCAGATGCTCGAAGAACACTTTTTCGGGAAAGCTAGATTGTGACTTTCCCCAACAGGTGGCCGGAAGCTGGTAGTCAGATAAGTCTGTAGTCTTCTCCCCCACAGGATTCCGCATACTATGATAGAATAGTGTATGTATGAATGGCATCGGTTTAAGTTTTACATTTGAACTAGCCACTCCCCTCCGGGAGTAGAAAGGGGAGTGGCTTTCTTGGAGACTGCAGATATGGTTGCGAAGGTCATCGAAGTACATGATTTGCGGAAAGCATATGGTCCTGTTAAGGCAGTAGATGGTGTCTCATTTCATGTCCGAAAGGGAGAGGTTTTCACTTTACTAGGTCCAAACGGTGCTGGAAAGACGACTACGATAGAAATCCTCGAAGGACTAAAAAAACCCGACTCTGGTCGGATCATTATTATGGGGCAGGAGTGTGAGACCGTTGGGCCCCTGCAAAAAGATCGAATGGGTGTCCTCCTCCAGGATACTAGGTTTATTAGCAGGCTGCGGGTTATTGAAGTCTTAGAAGTCTTTTCGTCCTTTTTCTCAAGGACGTTACCGGTGGAAACCATCCTTGAGCGGGTTTCCCTAACGGAGAAAACACGGGCATACGTTGAAGAACTCTCCGGAGGCCAAAGGCAGCGACTATCTATTGGTTTGGCATTACTTAACGATCCTGACATCATTTTTCTGGATGAGCCTACCACGGGACTAGACCCCCAGGCACGACGGAACATCTGGGAGTTGATAGGCTCCCTCCGCGAGGACGGCAAATCTGTTTTCCTAACTACCCACTACATGGAGGAAGCTGAATACCTTTCGGATTATGTATATATCATGGATCGGGGGCAGATCATTACCCATGGTACTCCCCGAGAGTTGATCGACCAACTTGGTCAGGATAACATTATCGAGTTTGCCAAAGCTACCCTGAGTGATGTGCAGGTACAGCAGCTAAAGGCACAATTCGAGCAGATTAGTGAAAAAAATGGGCGCTGGTTAGTCTATACCAAGGACATCCTTGTGGCATTGCCTGTGCTTCTTGACTGGGCAAAAGGGTCCAATGTAGTGTTAGAGAACCTAGCACTGCGGCAGCCGAACCTAGAGGACGTTTTCCTGTCCATGACGGGAAGGGGGTTGCGGGACTAAATGCGTGCAGCAAGAGCCATCTTCCGGCAATATCTACTTACCGCCTTAAGGGACCGATTTGACCTGTTTTGGACCTTGGTGTTTCCAGTGATTCTCATGACGATTCTAAACCTGGTTTTTGCCAATGTGGGTAATCAGGCTGCTGTGACGATGACAGTTGGTCTTGTTAACTTAGATCAGGACTACCCGGAGGGTGTAGCAGCCATCGTTGAAAGGACCCTTCTTGAGATAAGCCAGCAGGAGACCTGGCTTAAGGTGCACCAATCCCATAAAGGTCAACAGGCGGAACTAGAAGCACTGGAAAAGGGCAAAAGACACATTGTCATTGTGATCCCCGCTGGTTTTAGTAGTGCAGTACGCCGCAATCTGCCGTTGGCGGCCGGGAATCAGCCCCTTATCCCTGCGGAGATTATGGTATATAGCCGTCCCAACGATCAGTTGTCTGAAGCGGCGGTATCTGCCTTTGGACAGGTCTTAAACGGCATTAACAAGAGTATTGCCATAGAGGCAGGTTTTGCTGATCCTAGGATGCTAGTGGGCTTTAAAACCTGTGAGGTTGCGGTACAGGGCAGGGTCTTTTCCTTTGCCAGCTACATTATTCCCGGAATACTGATTATGAACTTTTTGACCACTGGGTTATCTGTTGTGGTGGGAGGGCTTTTAGCATACAGGGATCGAGGGGTACTACGACGTTACTTTGTGACCCCTATCTCCACAGGCAGCTACTTTCTCGGTTTGCTCTTTTATTTTCTTCTGACTTGCCTCGTGCGATCTGTCGTGGTTTACTTCTTTGGAGCCTTGGTTTTTCATGCAAAGCTCAACCTACTTACACCGGCAGCCCTTTTCTACTTGGTGTATGCGGTAATTGTGCTTCTATCCTTTGGTTTTTTCATTGCTGCAGCTGCCAAGAACGTCAGTGCAGGGGCGGCTATGGCCAACATTGTGACTTACCCGATGATGTTTCTAGGTGGTCTGTTCTTCCCAGTATTACAGGCACCGCCGGTGATTCGTTGGATCGCTTTAGTTAATCCGGTCACCTACTTGGCCAATGGACTCAGAGACGCCCTCGGTGTTTATCCTTCGGAAACAACAACGCTGCTAAATGTTCTAGTTCCGGGCCTGTGGTTAGTTTTTTGTCTACTGTATAGTCTGAAGAACTTCAAGTGGGAGGTCAACTGATGCGCCAATTAATCGCCTTGTTTCGGGCACTAACTCTAAACTTCATCCGGGATAAGCAGTCGGTCTTCTTTTCCTTAGCCTTTCCCCTTGTCTTTCTTCTAATCTTTGGCTCTGTCTTTCAGGATAACGATGTTATGTCCGATGCCGAACCGAACGTGAGTATCTCCGCATACTTTGACAAGAAGGCTCCTGGCAGTAGGGAGCTTGAAGAGGTGCTTGCAGGTATGGAGCATCTTTCTATTTCCCTAGCCCCAAGTCGCGAGGCTGCTATAGAGGATGTCCGAGATCGTAACGTTTCCTTTGGTCTTAGCTGGGATGGTGGAGAGCTCGTGTTTTATATGAACCCTGTTTACCTACAGCAGAAGTCCTATCATACCCAAGTGGCTCGGTCCATTTCCGACGCCTTTGATAAAAAACGGGCAGGCATCGTTGATTTTATGGTGGTAGCTGAACAAGAGGTTGTGGCCAGAGCGGGGATTACCCACTTAGAATACATGATCCCTGGGATAATCGCCATTGCCATTTTGTCCACTGGTCTTTCCACTATTGCCGGTTCTCTAATGCGCTTTAAGGAACAAGGTGTACTAAAGAGAATGCTTGCCACACCCATGCGGTTTGAGCTTTTTCTAATTAGTCTGATCTTTACGCGGATGTTGGTTGCCTTTGTTGCCGCACTAATCATTCTGGTTGTAAGCCACCTGGTCTTTAAAGTCCAGTTCTCCATTAACTGGCCGTTATTTGTTTTGTTTACCATGGTATCAACCTTTGCCATGATGGCCTTTGGCGCCTTGATTACACTCTTTGTCTCTAAAGCACAAACAGCAGGGCAACTAGCCGGTGTGTTCGTTACGATCATGATCTTTTTCTCAGGGACTTATTTCCCTATGGAATTACTTCCCGATTACCTATTTCAATTAGCGAAGTTTCTGCCATTGACCTATGTGCATGAAGGAATGAGGTACGTCATGCGGGTGGAGACGCTGAACATACAACGGTTTTCTAGTATTGTGACGATCATGGTTTGTGTATCTTTGGTGATCATCTGGTTTGTGGCGAGACGTCGTAGCTGGCAAGAAGCTTAGTCCTACAAGAGCTTCTTAGGACATCCCTGGCGTGCCTCTGTGAATTCGAAAAAAGGGTTTGTTAACATGGGTGCAGGTAACGAGCGCTAGCGGGATGTAGGCGATACTTCCGCTTTTCCAAGGAGCAGTGGGGCAGGTATTGGCAACTGCTTCCGACCCGATATGATGCTCGCACCTAGACTAAGGGTGTCTAATCCGAGGAATTGCTAGGCTATTGTGGGAAAATCATCCAGGTATATAGTTGACTCATACTCGCGATGTGCTTGACAAAAACTGGTCCCTTTGATATTATAAAGGAAATAAACTGTCGGTTGTGTCCGCTTTCGAGACTGGAGAAATGGAGAAAAGTCGTTCG
Proteins encoded in this window:
- a CDS encoding ABC transporter permease — encoded protein: MRQLIALFRALTLNFIRDKQSVFFSLAFPLVFLLIFGSVFQDNDVMSDAEPNVSISAYFDKKAPGSRELEEVLAGMEHLSISLAPSREAAIEDVRDRNVSFGLSWDGGELVFYMNPVYLQQKSYHTQVARSISDAFDKKRAGIVDFMVVAEQEVVARAGITHLEYMIPGIIAIAILSTGLSTIAGSLMRFKEQGVLKRMLATPMRFELFLISLIFTRMLVAFVAALIILVVSHLVFKVQFSINWPLFVLFTMVSTFAMMAFGALITLFVSKAQTAGQLAGVFVTIMIFFSGTYFPMELLPDYLFQLAKFLPLTYVHEGMRYVMRVETLNIQRFSSIVTIMVCVSLVIIWFVARRRSWQEA
- a CDS encoding ABC transporter permease, whose amino-acid sequence is MRAARAIFRQYLLTALRDRFDLFWTLVFPVILMTILNLVFANVGNQAAVTMTVGLVNLDQDYPEGVAAIVERTLLEISQQETWLKVHQSHKGQQAELEALEKGKRHIVIVIPAGFSSAVRRNLPLAAGNQPLIPAEIMVYSRPNDQLSEAAVSAFGQVLNGINKSIAIEAGFADPRMLVGFKTCEVAVQGRVFSFASYIIPGILIMNFLTTGLSVVVGGLLAYRDRGVLRRYFVTPISTGSYFLGLLFYFLLTCLVRSVVVYFFGALVFHAKLNLLTPAALFYLVYAVIVLLSFGFFIAAAAKNVSAGAAMANIVTYPMMFLGGLFFPVLQAPPVIRWIALVNPVTYLANGLRDALGVYPSETTTLLNVLVPGLWLVFCLLYSLKNFKWEVN
- a CDS encoding ABC transporter ATP-binding protein, coding for METADMVAKVIEVHDLRKAYGPVKAVDGVSFHVRKGEVFTLLGPNGAGKTTTIEILEGLKKPDSGRIIIMGQECETVGPLQKDRMGVLLQDTRFISRLRVIEVLEVFSSFFSRTLPVETILERVSLTEKTRAYVEELSGGQRQRLSIGLALLNDPDIIFLDEPTTGLDPQARRNIWELIGSLREDGKSVFLTTHYMEEAEYLSDYVYIMDRGQIITHGTPRELIDQLGQDNIIEFAKATLSDVQVQQLKAQFEQISEKNGRWLVYTKDILVALPVLLDWAKGSNVVLENLALRQPNLEDVFLSMTGRGLRD